One Rosa chinensis cultivar Old Blush chromosome 5, RchiOBHm-V2, whole genome shotgun sequence genomic region harbors:
- the LOC112166983 gene encoding berberine bridge enzyme-like 8 — MMINVAKPSSQIVMKTQTTSATLAIVSSLLLHASMAASDPIQDTFLQCLSNLSQSPSPPISSVTYFPTNPSYTPILHSYIRNLRFTTPKTPKPSFIVTPTHVSHIQASILCSKIHNLQVRIRSGGHDYDGLSYISDVPFIIIDMFNLRSITVNVEDESAWVESGATLGEVYYRIAEQSKIHGYPAGVCPTVGVGGHLSGGGYGNMMRKHGLSVDNILDAQIVDVNGSVLDRESMGEDLFWAIRGGGGASFGVIVSWKIKLVQVPEVVTVFRVERTLEQGATDIVHQWQYVGDTIDDDLFIRVVVMPVNRKTQKTVKAKFVALYLGNAEKLEALMGERFPQLGLKHEDYVERGWIESVLYWSNYPIGTSADILLERIPQSEKFLKKKSDYIQEPMSKAGLEGLWNKMMELKKPVLTFNPYGGKMSEIPELDTPFPHRAGNVYKIQYSVNWKEEGVEAEDKHLDLIRRLYEHMTPYVSTSPRCSYLNYRDVDLGTNGNGNVSYSEASVWGTKYFKGNFERLVQVKTAVDPGNFFRYEQSIPPLTAWNGKMAE, encoded by the coding sequence ATGATGATCAATGTGGCAAAACCCAGCTCCCAAATAGTCATGAAAACCCAAACTACTTCTGCAACTTTGGCAATTGTCTCCTCCCTTCTTCTCCATGCTTCCATGGCAGCTTCAGATCCAATCCAAGACACCTTCCTCCAATGCCTCTCCAATCTTTCCCAATCCCCCTCTCCACCAATCTCATCAGTCACCTATTTCCCCACCAACCCTTCATACACACCAATCTTACATTCCTACATTAGAAACCTTAGATTCACAACccctaaaaccccaaaaccctcATTCATTGTCACTCCAACCCATGTCTCTCACATCCAAGCCTCAATCCTCTGCTCCAAAATCCACAACCTTCAAGTCAGAATCCGCAGCGGTGGCCATGACTATGATGGCCTCTCTTACATCTCAGATGTTCCATTCATCATTATTGACATGTTCAATCTTCGATCCATAACAGTCAACGTAGAAGATGAAAGTGCTTGGGTCGAGTCTGGAGCAACACTAGGTGAAGTTTATTACAGAATAGCTGAGCAGAGTAAAATCCATGGCTATCCAGCTGGGGTTTGTCCCACAGTGGGAGTTGGAGGACATTTAAGTGGAGGTGGGTATGGAAATATGATGAGGAAACATGGCTTATCAGTTGATAACATTCTTGATGCTCAAATAGTTGATGTTAATGGAAGTGTTTTGGATAGAGAGTCAATGGGGGAAGACCTCTTTTGGGCTAttagaggtggaggtggagctaGTTTTGGTGTCATTGTTTCTTGGAAAATCAAATTGGTTCAAGTCCCAGAAGTTGTCACAGTTTTTAGAGTTGAGAGGACTTTGGAGCAAGGCGCCACCGACATTGTTCATCAATGGCAGTACGTAGGGGATACAATAGATGATGATCTTTTCATTAGGGTGGTTGTGATGCCAGTCAATAGAAAAACCCAGAAGACAGTGAAAGCTAAATTTGTAGCTTTGTATTTAGGAAATGCAGAAAAGCTTGAAGCTTTGATGGGTGAGAGGTTTCCCCAATTGGGTTTGAAGCATGAGGACTATGTCGAAAGGGGTTGGATTGAATCGGTTCTGTATTGGTCTAACTACCCAATTGGAACTTCTGCAGATATACTGCTTGAAAGAATACCTCAGTCAGAAAAGTTCTTGAAGAAGAAATCTGACTACATCCAAGAACCAATGTCAAAGGCTGGTCTTGAAGGACTGTGGAACAAGATGATGGAGCTGAAAAAGCCAGTACTAACATTCAATCCTTATGGTGGGAAAATGAGCGAGATTCCGGAGCTTGACACCCCATTCCCACATAGAGCAGGAAATGTGTACAAAATTCAGTACTCGGTGAATTGGAAAGAGGAAGGTGTAGAGGCTGAAGATAAACATCTTGATCTGATAAGAAGGCTTTATGAGCATATGACACCTTATGTGTCAACGTCACCAAGGTGTTCATATCTAAATTACAgagatgttgatttggggactAATGGAAATGGCAATGTGAGCTACTCAGAAGCTAGTGTTTGGGGGACCAAGTACTTCAAGGGAAACTTTGAGAGGTTGGTACAAGTGAAGACTGCTGTTGATCCAGGAAACTTTTTCAGGTATGAACAAAGTATCCCACCTCTTACGGCTTGGAATGGTAAAATGGCAGAGTGA
- the LOC112203174 gene encoding UPF0481 protein At3g47200 yields MVSLFQQSKDQEDTEASWRCLEACINVIYGLDEVIRQCYAEKINCTEDELAEIMLVDGCFILELFLRFDRSLNYMKLEDFGIDPVLKSPWMITALQHDLGLLENQIPFFILELLYYTIMPHVINVIKCEPPKSVTSLALKFFPPMSQKSIEKEQVAAEFKHLLDLLHQFYYLPAAATGARDLSIEFNDRASLTSENEHRSASALCSRELDDQATNKSSGFSCCASELLESGIEFQVRSSTEDQLLEITFSEGVIRIPQLYIHETSRSLFRNLIAFEQCSISSTHGVTAFAFLMESLIRSTQDINLFTRKKIFRHNWIGSQEYSTALRDTLKKVVTKNDSYFATLYKEVNDYRKSYQWSRLQVFLRVQYQRQRGILCTTYFSTTWKVISLLVAVTFLLLSAIQTYYTINPHH; encoded by the coding sequence ATGGTATCCCTTTTCCAGCAATCAAAAGATCAAGAAGACACTGAAGCTTCTTGGCGGTGTTTAGAAGCGTGCATCAATGTTATCTATGGATTAGACGAAGTGATTCGTCAATGCTATGCTGAGAAGATCAACTGCACAGAGGATGAGCTTGCAGAAATAATGTTGGTCGATGGTTGCTTCATTCTGGAACTTTTCCTCAGGTTTGACCGAAGCTTAAATTATATGAAGCTTGAAGATTTTGGAATTGATCCAGTACTAAAAAGTCCTTGGATGATCACAGCTCTTCAGCACGATCTTGGATTACTCGAAAACCAAATCCCATTTTTCATTCTTGAACTTCTGTATTATACTATCATGCCTCATGTCATCAATGTCATCAAGTGTGAACCACCGAAATCGGTGACTAGCCTTGCTCTTAAATTCTTTCCACCTATGAGCCAAAAGTCGATAGAAAAAGAGCAGGTGGCGGCAGAGTTTAAGCATTTGCTTGATCTTTTGCATCAATTCTACTACCTCCCAGCTGCAGCTACTGGAGCTCGTGACCTGTCTATCGAGTTCAACGATAGAGCGTCTCTGACTTCTGAGAACGAGCATCGTTCTGCTTCTGCACTATGCAGTCGTGAACTTGATGATCAAGCAACCAATAAAAGTTCGGGATTCAGTTGTTGCGCTTCAGAGCTACTCGAGTCTGGAATTGAGTTCCAAGTCAGGTCAAGTACCGAGGACCAACTGCTGGAAATAACTTTCAGTGAGGGAGTTATCAGAATTCCCCAACTGTACATTCATGAGACCTCCCGTTCACTCTTCAGGAATCTCATTGCTTTCGAGCAATGCAGTATTAGCAGTACCCATGGCGTTACAGCATTCGCCTTCCTTATGGAGAGTCTCATCCGTTCCACGCAAGACATAAATCTGTTCACGAGGAAAAAGATCTTTAGGCACAACTGGATCGGCAGTCAAGAATATTCTACTGCACTGAGAGACACTCTGAAGAAAGTCGTTACCAAGAACGATTCATATTTTGCTACATTATACAAGGAAGTCAATGACTACCGTAAGTCGTACCAGTGGAGCAGACTTCAAGTCTTTTTGAGGGTGCAATATCAAAGACAAAGAGGGATCCTTTGTACTACTTATTTCTCTACTACATGGAAAGTCATATCACTCCTGGTTGCGGTGACCTTTCTCCTTCTCAGTGCCATACAGACGTACTATACAATTAACCCTCACCACTGA